TGCATAAACGTGCTCATCGCCGGACTCACGCTTTTGCCAGCGTGATGAGCACATAACGCGGTAATGGTAAGCGGAGTTCTTGAGAATGGGAGCTCCTTCAATTCTCCAGACAACAGCTCACGTTGCACGGCAAATCGGGGAAGAAAGGAAACCCCCAGATTACTAGCGACACAACGTTTAATGCTTTCGATACTCCATAATTCAATCGTGTTTTCCAGTGTAATACCGCGTTGCCGGAGGGTGCTTTCAAATACCTGGCGGAATATACATTGTGGTTCGTTGATAATAAAACTGGTCGGTAAATGCTGGTCAGGACGGGTAAAGTCCATTCCATCCAATAGCGGTGATGCCACTAATACCAATGGCTCATTGCCAAATGTTTCCATATGTAGTGCTGCATCATTTCCCACTCGATAAAAAACCCCCAAATCAGCCTCATCAGACAACAATGCATCACGAATGACATAACAATTAAGCGATTGCAGCGACAAGCGTACTTGTGGTGCCCTCATTCTGAAACGCTGCAACACCTCTGGCATTTTATAAGCCAGTAAAGTTTCGCCGATAGCGATACGGAGTTCACCCACGGGTTCGGCATCTTGCTGTGCTGCTTGGCGCATACCTTCCAGGACTCGTGTCATTTCATGGACATAAGGGAGGATATTTTTTCCTGCTTGGGTGAGGCACATGCGACGGCCAATTTTTTCAAACAATTGAATAGATAGCTCTTGTTCCAATTGCTGAATATGAAAAGTGACGGTGGATTGAGTGCAGCATAACTTGTGGGAAGCTCGAACAAATGATCCTTCTTCCACCACTGTTTTCAGCGTAATAAATCGACGCAGATCCATGAGTTTATCGCCCCTAATTAATCAAAAAACTCGAATATAGAGTTCAAATATATTCGCTTTTTTGATGTTAATGACTGCGGTACTGTGTGATAGACAAAAGGAGAATACAAGTGACCTCAACGATTATTACGGCATTTTTTACCTATACCCTGATCACCGCGATGACACCTGGGCCTAATAACATTCTGGCATTAAGTACGGTAAGTCAGCACGGTATTCGCCGCAGCATGGCAGTATTGAGTGGCATGAGCGCAGGCTTCCTGAGTGTTATGCTGTTGTGTGCGGCATTTACTCTAT
This window of the uncultured Tolumonas sp. genome carries:
- a CDS encoding LysR family transcriptional regulator, translated to MDLRRFITLKTVVEEGSFVRASHKLCCTQSTVTFHIQQLEQELSIQLFEKIGRRMCLTQAGKNILPYVHEMTRVLEGMRQAAQQDAEPVGELRIAIGETLLAYKMPEVLQRFRMRAPQVRLSLQSLNCYVIRDALLSDEADLGVFYRVGNDAALHMETFGNEPLVLVASPLLDGMDFTRPDQHLPTSFIINEPQCIFRQVFESTLRQRGITLENTIELWSIESIKRCVASNLGVSFLPRFAVQRELLSGELKELPFSRTPLTITALCAHHAGKSVSPAMSTFMQCMHESLPVTSSVS